A section of the Ranitomeya imitator isolate aRanImi1 chromosome 7, aRanImi1.pri, whole genome shotgun sequence genome encodes:
- the LOC138645006 gene encoding uncharacterized protein, producing MGIICVSVLYRQTVRFLLYRMDFKAREKTWQAKASDLFKQGPTKTNEDVVTINKDLIKQYRSALYKKTKTWWNRSALENYMDKQIIPRGLRVQLYPSFELEDDVLIKRWLSTATTCSLEFIQIIIDKNTMSLASLDSEIDECEQRLMKDIPVENFDQVMTEINKDVDRWEKEVCQNKIRKFQRDVNDYDTDKIYRWQNKKATHPGRNKQNDRRTGKSSHQRSPSASSAISTSDINTSQSDGENVTSETSKNEKRLPDIFTRSKALRTQGDQLKVINLSKYELSMAEVRLLERGLTFSPTCRLDTFTAIRDLHLFSRKLILKKFHFKNDAHDNFSTVEEDETLRNLEELLEENAPVQIHIPARRTFRFIVWYLLPLFPSPCGVTTGNFKIPGIPDDLQGIAKKTDFNQRLS from the exons ATGGGAATTATATGTGTCTCTGTATTGTATAGACAGACTGTCCGCTTTCTCCTTTACAGAATGGACTTTAAAGCCAGGGAAAAAACCTGGCAAGCTAAGGCATCCGATTTATTTAAACAGGGGCCCACCAAGACAAATGAGGATGTAGTTACAATTAATAAAGACCTGATTAAACAATACAGGAGTGCCCTTTACAAAAAGACCAAGACGTGGTGGAACCGGTCAGCCCTGGAGAACTATATGGATAAACAAATTATCCCCAGGGGACTAAGAGTCCAATTATATCCGTCCTTTGAGTTGGAAGACGACGTGCTTATCAAACGTTGGCTTTCTACGGCTACCACATGCTCCTTGGAGTTTATCCAAATCATAATTGATAAGAATACCATGTCTTTAGCATCTCTTGACTCTGAAATTGATGAGTGCGAACAACGCCTTATGAAGGATATTCCGGTGGAGAATTTTGACCAAGTGATGACTGAAATTAATAAAGATGTGGACAGATGGGAAAAAGAAGTGTGTCAAAACAAAATCCGAAAATTTCAGAGGGACGTTAATGACTATGATACGGACAAAATATATAGATGGCAAAACAAGAAGGCCACCCACCCTGGCAGAAACAAGCAAAATGATAGAAGAACTGGGAAATCAAGTCATCAAAGGAGTCCTTCAGCAAGTTCGGCGATATCTACCTCAGATATAAACACCTCACAGAGTGACGGGGAAAATGTGACAAGTGAAACCTCCAAAAATGAAAAACGATTACCGGATATCTTCACAAGATCTAAGGCCCTTCGGACCCAAGGAGATCAATTGAAGGTAATTAATCTATCCAAATATGAACTATCTATGGCAGAGGTGAGACTCCTGGAGAGAGGACTGACATTTTCACCAACATGTCGGTTAGATACTTTTACGGCTATTAGGGACCTACACCTCTTCTCCAGGAAACTCATCCTCAAAAAGTTCCATTTCAAAAATGATGCCCATGATAACTTCTCCACAGTGGAAGAAGATGAAACGTTAAGGAACCTTGAAGAACTTCTGGAAGAGAATGCACCGGTTCAG ATTCACATACCTGCACGACGCACTTTCCGGTTCATTGTCTGGTATCTCCTTCCTCTCTTCCCATCACCATGCGGTGTCACCACAGGCAACTTCAAGATCCCTGGAATACCGGACGATCTGCAAGGAATAGCCAAAAAAACAGACTTTAATCAAAGACTTTCATAG